One Antiquaquibacter oligotrophicus genomic region harbors:
- a CDS encoding LuxR C-terminal-related transcriptional regulator, whose amino-acid sequence MARPELDAVFDRVKSFAVLEASRGSGKTAAIREWTSRRPDHVFVEDAADQAVALRAERALSNGATIVIDQFERAPLGLAHELLDLRARHPRGRVIVAGRSVGVLADRVIRVRHGIERIPPEVLDLTDAQIEVIVGLRPAAAQADALRLPLVCLTAGSLVAEEGMDILEATDLATDAALREALDGFGAVVQRAVERAAIPVELPEQPQHPPGGFDFADYRELINELTRRGLGTRQDATFRFAPAWRRALNTRLRRAAPVEFRRAHAAAATSVASAHPLRALDHYLAAGQLEEAAAHAREHWLELSVLRPIDTLGVLDGAARPAVLRSTTLAALAASATEASGDHPGAEAWWRAAIQLGGRAKPPGTRRGSRRDRAWAIFVRARALRGLSAFSAAATAAREGMTLLDPSRLLPSRGSTAAVMMTEFALALLHDGHVDAARSSLHLAATLAPTGSAGWYSARALGAALVAFCGDTRRARRDLDEIDSHLIDRTLSTTSIGGWERFARAVMLADDGDREAALVEMARARALATPDAAAFIEVGRMLVQYVSGHPEHATDIGSAERFRSDFVEAAYRWNRAWAFLATGRVRLARAMIDGFDPRLVSTVLLRAVDLRIAGRDGDALARLTPLLTQPQDEMLLRPLAAGLALLVAVAVDLDEEDVAASALNRLDELHTVFGSGVPGHLLRERDVHAVTARIPRSRSILERMLPAGARPVSVIVAPAALTTAQERVLSALAEESSVPEIASRLSLSRNTVKSHLRAIYRSLGARDRQDALRRAARIGLLTLPVD is encoded by the coding sequence GTCGCACTTCGTGCCGAACGAGCGCTCTCGAACGGCGCGACCATCGTCATCGATCAATTCGAGCGAGCTCCGCTGGGCCTCGCTCACGAGCTGCTTGACCTCCGCGCGCGCCATCCGCGAGGGCGAGTTATCGTCGCGGGGCGGTCCGTCGGTGTACTCGCGGATCGTGTCATCCGGGTCCGACACGGCATCGAACGCATCCCGCCAGAAGTCCTCGATCTCACCGATGCTCAGATCGAGGTGATCGTGGGCTTGCGTCCGGCGGCCGCTCAGGCGGACGCTCTTCGGCTTCCCCTCGTCTGCCTCACCGCTGGCAGTCTCGTGGCCGAAGAGGGAATGGACATCCTCGAGGCGACCGATCTCGCAACCGACGCCGCCCTGCGTGAAGCGCTCGACGGGTTCGGCGCCGTCGTGCAGCGCGCCGTCGAGCGAGCGGCAATCCCCGTCGAACTCCCCGAGCAACCGCAGCACCCGCCAGGAGGATTCGACTTCGCCGACTATCGCGAACTCATCAACGAACTCACGCGACGTGGCCTCGGCACGCGACAGGATGCCACGTTCCGTTTCGCGCCGGCCTGGCGTAGGGCGCTCAACACGCGCCTGCGCCGTGCCGCGCCCGTTGAGTTCCGTCGTGCTCATGCCGCTGCGGCCACCTCCGTCGCTTCCGCGCATCCTCTCCGCGCTCTCGACCACTACCTCGCGGCTGGGCAACTCGAGGAAGCGGCAGCGCACGCGCGTGAGCATTGGCTGGAACTCTCTGTTCTTCGCCCCATCGACACACTCGGTGTGCTGGACGGCGCGGCGCGACCGGCCGTCCTGCGCTCGACAACACTCGCAGCGCTCGCCGCGAGTGCCACAGAAGCCAGCGGCGACCACCCCGGGGCGGAAGCGTGGTGGCGGGCGGCTATCCAGCTCGGAGGCCGAGCGAAGCCGCCGGGCACTCGCCGTGGATCCCGCCGAGACCGAGCGTGGGCGATATTCGTCCGGGCGAGAGCGCTGCGCGGGCTCTCCGCATTCTCGGCCGCCGCGACGGCGGCGCGCGAGGGGATGACACTACTGGACCCCTCGCGATTGCTTCCGTCGCGGGGCTCCACGGCTGCAGTGATGATGACCGAATTCGCGCTCGCGCTTCTTCACGATGGCCACGTCGATGCGGCCCGCTCTTCACTGCATCTCGCAGCCACCCTCGCTCCAACGGGCTCTGCTGGCTGGTACTCGGCCCGAGCTCTCGGAGCGGCCCTCGTTGCCTTCTGCGGCGACACCCGACGCGCACGCCGTGACCTTGATGAGATCGATAGTCATCTGATCGACCGCACACTGTCGACGACGTCCATCGGTGGTTGGGAGAGATTCGCGCGAGCCGTGATGCTCGCTGACGACGGAGATCGCGAGGCCGCTCTGGTCGAGATGGCGCGCGCTCGCGCGTTGGCGACACCCGATGCGGCTGCCTTCATCGAGGTCGGTCGAATGCTCGTGCAGTACGTGAGCGGGCATCCCGAACACGCCACCGACATCGGATCCGCGGAAAGGTTCCGTTCTGATTTCGTGGAGGCGGCCTATCGCTGGAATCGAGCCTGGGCCTTCCTCGCTACCGGCCGCGTGAGACTCGCCCGGGCCATGATCGACGGATTCGACCCTCGACTGGTGTCCACCGTTCTCCTTCGCGCGGTCGACCTGAGGATCGCCGGGCGTGATGGTGACGCACTCGCGCGCCTGACTCCGCTGCTCACTCAGCCTCAGGACGAGATGCTGCTTCGCCCCCTTGCTGCGGGCCTTGCGCTCCTCGTTGCGGTCGCTGTCGATCTCGACGAGGAGGACGTGGCAGCCAGCGCTCTGAATCGACTCGACGAACTCCACACCGTATTCGGTTCTGGCGTGCCCGGCCATCTGCTTCGCGAGCGGGATGTACACGCCGTCACGGCGCGGATTCCGCGGAGCCGGAGCATTCTCGAACGTATGCTCCCGGCTGGAGCGCGACCGGTCTCGGTGATCGTCGCGCCGGCGGCCCTCACCACCGCCCAAGAACGCGTTCTGAGTGCGCTCGCCGAGGAGTCTTCTGTGCCCGAGATCGCCTCACGCCTTTCCCTCTCCCGCAACACCGTGAAGTCTCATTTGCGCGCGATCTATCGATCCCTCGGCGCACGCGATCGTCAGGATGCCCTGAGACGCGCAGCACGAATCGGCCTTCTCACGCTTCCCGTCGACTGA
- a CDS encoding DUF5979 domain-containing protein, whose product MSRQSANLSRRVRVRAAVATIVSAALVFAVPSVASADPVITSLSGTVTLDTNANGAIDATTAEGTAEPGLGGVQIDVVCVATGTSILTTTSDAAGAWSFADIDLGPTCADGNVRVKAEVADTRYSITDAAGSNQTPRTADEQVGLSAPMTLASGSTTVVDTLVRPDWYLNLTLPADSALGGPAVYTGTTPFDSVCPQAGNDCAIDDDVVRTADLVTFTWAVAGSSLDDLSENLEAVILEQTIELHDGALANFVRIPARCKPAGGGGASPVSVIIDQDGTVIPEGQPAPAGTTSVTLRCNLGEWTQTGDAVTIQPVVKISAESPNGSSFDTIARAYAVDPEATDVPTAVPTAEYPYGPIDITAAPAYEIEKKGFFNQDEGTGDIGRGPEPGYYTYAVIQIKTNKRVGVEAFEQPVTMTEDVFALLGDGINPYPGFEYAITNCMPNPNGWYGTVGGNAPSWGDFGPGWTVSNSGSCTMARTDPSDLTSDYSMTLDNIDLSGTTYPQWAAGNIDLSAGPYYVASYRIQIFIPLASIENADGDPDNESGSLALFNRVGDFDPDGISGASNFGDGREPGWCEPESVDGIAITDPEMPFCDPSGTNTSTPTKSDNVIGPTYFQKLPPGYGFTKYFLNHSDLYAPQWNLLPGLTSPHAGDAQMQPGQVVDTHFDFVPTQGLAPATNGRMCDVFDNSMAVLVPSEETVNGGTGDIWAWLSPDDGKVPDRAAWNAKWIIEFAHFDIATDDPLSGGFDSTTGRYVGNWAAQAAVRCDDDAPEDGWFVDPTAVPGGIDEVNAIRVRPGIDPDTGEETLLPVGFNNRLDFGIRIRSQFHGGPNDGEDLPSGAVLANFGAVRSDEVNGGAWTGRAYSPSPENGHGDGDRVTISRATLALQKQTITVDGIGDGAAAAGNTGNAVAGNPIVWEILASVNGTSEEPAPVDNLQIVDVLPNYADYDPDCTADIAGGTPADIVQYDTPSAGQTTLTWNLGEWLPNTPVPNRRICTVSDPLAPQGTALVNTATIQYQGSPTRPSDQHTVTLEQTGELKLRKTVDAPLDVLNDDQRYTMSLQNFSQTLTVGAPTFIEVFPFNGDATPLGGVNRSPASDFEGSLELIEAPTAENMTGGAYSGTFYYSIQNPATIHQDLNQDAQNTWLTEGELLGDFSNVTAIKFVGDADLTPISGLATSGVTIRFGLQAGDTSNPFSEDANAAGDLYSDRFTAFTESFQSAGGDYQILASNRVTVRTVSHSVGDLVFEDRDGDGAYTEERDRLVPDGVTVNLYYEGMDGDVLVATTTTTDGTYLFTELPPGDYHVEIPASEFGAGGLLEGYSITSAPAAGAGEVAVDENDDVSHDAIGGPGGSIVSNTFTLSASVDPQTSAVSGDEPTGENIHGIVDPTTTDPFSNLSIDLALQQAPGIDIEKEVCTLADNSCDPEAALGEGGWSVDGVAGVGPDTETTQRPYGSAVLWRIIVTNTGDQYLEGVEVTDEVTPECAATEEDVAAFADFAPGASESWTCETASITANITPNTATVEGTPTGGGTTLTDVDTANATTAGSLVINKVVTGPGLEEFGSGPFTFDVVCTFNGGTVYDDQLTLSLEGEATTVTSDPITGLPLGSSCVVTETDNGGADATPAPVTVEIVDNDQQNTVIAELTNAFSVGYLELAKVLDGTAAEWDYVADLEFEVLVTCQLESTDDEGEPVLGTVHSGTVVIRGGETIAIEDAEGNPIPLPIGTHCFAEETSTGGATEVNVDADSYESAVVVGASEDEQQLEITATNTFDIAEIRVTKRVTGNGAAGPYSFELTCLTADGEPFPLDPADAEFTLSHGQTRVIEVLHGVECMAAELDAPTDATVILHDTDAESSGGDSDGIVLADSEKPHEITITNRFPALSADGPQHELGHTGGGVNPTLLLGGVALLLGALIVFIGRRRRGEVGGMRN is encoded by the coding sequence ATGTCCAGACAATCCGCCAACTTGAGCCGCCGCGTTCGTGTGCGCGCCGCCGTCGCAACGATCGTGTCGGCCGCGCTCGTCTTCGCTGTGCCAAGCGTCGCCAGCGCCGATCCGGTCATCACGAGTCTGTCCGGCACCGTGACCCTCGACACCAACGCGAACGGCGCCATAGACGCGACAACCGCCGAGGGCACCGCCGAGCCTGGCCTCGGTGGAGTGCAGATCGATGTCGTGTGCGTTGCGACCGGCACGAGCATCCTCACGACGACGTCGGATGCCGCGGGCGCGTGGTCTTTCGCTGACATCGACCTCGGCCCCACGTGCGCCGATGGCAATGTGCGCGTGAAGGCGGAGGTCGCGGACACTCGCTACTCCATCACCGACGCTGCGGGCAGCAACCAGACACCACGCACGGCCGACGAGCAGGTCGGCCTCTCCGCGCCGATGACCCTCGCATCCGGCAGCACAACCGTGGTCGACACCCTTGTGCGCCCCGATTGGTACCTGAACCTCACACTCCCCGCCGACTCCGCACTGGGCGGCCCCGCCGTCTACACCGGCACAACCCCGTTCGACTCGGTATGTCCCCAGGCCGGCAACGACTGCGCCATCGATGACGACGTCGTGCGTACGGCCGACCTCGTGACCTTCACGTGGGCAGTGGCGGGTTCCAGTCTCGATGACCTGTCGGAGAACCTCGAGGCGGTCATCCTCGAGCAGACCATCGAGCTGCACGACGGCGCCCTCGCCAACTTCGTCCGTATCCCCGCACGCTGCAAGCCCGCCGGTGGCGGTGGCGCGTCACCCGTGAGTGTCATCATCGATCAGGACGGCACCGTCATCCCCGAGGGCCAGCCAGCCCCCGCAGGCACGACCTCGGTGACCCTCCGTTGCAACCTCGGCGAGTGGACCCAGACTGGGGACGCCGTCACGATCCAGCCGGTCGTCAAGATCTCCGCGGAGTCGCCCAACGGCTCCTCCTTCGACACGATCGCGCGCGCCTACGCGGTCGACCCCGAGGCAACGGATGTCCCGACCGCCGTTCCCACGGCCGAGTACCCGTACGGACCCATCGACATCACCGCCGCCCCGGCGTACGAGATCGAGAAGAAGGGCTTCTTCAACCAGGACGAGGGCACCGGAGATATTGGTCGCGGGCCAGAGCCCGGCTACTACACGTATGCGGTCATCCAGATCAAGACCAACAAACGCGTGGGAGTCGAGGCGTTCGAGCAGCCGGTCACCATGACCGAGGATGTTTTCGCGCTCCTCGGCGACGGCATCAATCCGTACCCCGGATTCGAATACGCCATCACGAACTGCATGCCCAACCCGAACGGGTGGTACGGCACGGTGGGCGGCAATGCCCCGTCGTGGGGTGACTTCGGCCCCGGCTGGACTGTCTCGAACTCGGGCTCCTGCACCATGGCCCGCACGGACCCGTCCGACCTTACGAGCGACTACTCGATGACGCTCGACAACATCGACCTCAGCGGCACGACCTACCCTCAGTGGGCTGCCGGCAACATCGATCTGTCGGCGGGGCCGTACTACGTGGCCTCCTATCGCATCCAGATCTTCATCCCCCTCGCCTCCATCGAGAACGCGGACGGCGACCCGGACAACGAGTCCGGGAGCCTTGCCCTCTTCAATCGTGTCGGCGACTTCGATCCCGACGGCATCTCGGGAGCGAGCAACTTCGGCGACGGACGCGAACCGGGATGGTGCGAACCGGAGTCGGTGGATGGCATCGCGATCACCGATCCCGAGATGCCCTTCTGCGACCCGTCCGGGACGAACACGTCGACGCCGACCAAGTCTGACAACGTCATCGGCCCGACGTACTTCCAAAAGCTGCCACCGGGCTACGGCTTCACGAAGTATTTCCTCAACCACAGCGACCTTTATGCACCGCAGTGGAATCTCCTTCCCGGATTGACGTCGCCGCACGCGGGCGACGCGCAGATGCAGCCGGGGCAAGTGGTCGACACCCACTTTGACTTCGTGCCAACGCAGGGACTTGCCCCCGCTACGAACGGCCGCATGTGCGACGTTTTCGACAACTCGATGGCCGTCCTGGTGCCCTCGGAGGAGACCGTCAACGGAGGAACGGGAGACATTTGGGCTTGGCTCTCGCCCGATGATGGAAAGGTTCCGGACCGCGCGGCCTGGAATGCCAAGTGGATCATCGAGTTCGCACACTTCGACATTGCCACCGACGATCCTCTTTCCGGCGGTTTCGATTCGACTACGGGCCGCTACGTCGGAAACTGGGCCGCTCAGGCCGCCGTTCGCTGCGACGACGACGCACCGGAAGACGGATGGTTCGTCGACCCCACCGCCGTTCCTGGCGGCATCGACGAGGTAAACGCGATTCGAGTGCGCCCCGGAATCGACCCGGACACGGGCGAAGAGACGCTGCTCCCTGTCGGCTTCAACAACCGCCTGGACTTCGGTATCCGTATCCGATCGCAGTTCCACGGGGGTCCGAACGACGGAGAAGACCTCCCGTCGGGTGCTGTTCTCGCGAACTTCGGCGCCGTCCGTTCTGACGAAGTGAACGGAGGGGCCTGGACTGGCAGGGCTTACTCGCCGTCACCGGAGAACGGCCACGGGGACGGGGATCGCGTCACCATTTCGCGGGCGACCCTCGCCTTGCAGAAGCAGACCATCACGGTCGACGGCATCGGCGACGGAGCCGCAGCGGCTGGCAACACGGGCAACGCGGTCGCTGGCAATCCGATCGTGTGGGAGATCCTCGCGAGCGTCAACGGCACGAGCGAAGAGCCTGCACCCGTCGACAACCTCCAGATCGTCGATGTGTTACCGAACTACGCTGACTACGACCCCGATTGCACTGCGGACATCGCCGGGGGAACTCCCGCGGATATCGTCCAGTACGACACCCCGTCGGCCGGTCAGACCACACTCACCTGGAACCTCGGCGAGTGGCTCCCGAATACCCCCGTGCCGAACCGTCGCATTTGCACGGTGAGCGATCCGCTGGCACCGCAAGGCACCGCTCTCGTGAACACCGCGACCATCCAGTACCAGGGGTCTCCGACGCGACCGAGCGACCAGCACACGGTCACACTCGAGCAGACCGGCGAGCTCAAGCTGCGCAAGACGGTGGATGCCCCGCTCGACGTTCTCAACGACGATCAGCGCTACACGATGTCGCTGCAGAACTTCAGCCAGACGCTCACGGTGGGCGCACCGACGTTCATCGAGGTCTTCCCGTTCAACGGTGACGCCACCCCGCTCGGTGGGGTGAACCGCTCGCCGGCCTCCGACTTCGAAGGCTCGCTCGAGCTCATCGAGGCGCCGACGGCGGAGAACATGACGGGCGGTGCCTACTCCGGCACGTTCTACTACTCGATCCAGAACCCGGCGACCATTCACCAGGATCTGAACCAGGATGCCCAGAACACCTGGCTCACCGAAGGTGAACTGCTCGGCGACTTCTCGAATGTCACCGCGATCAAGTTCGTCGGCGACGCGGACCTCACCCCGATCTCGGGGCTTGCCACGAGCGGCGTCACGATCAGGTTCGGGCTGCAGGCCGGCGACACGAGTAACCCGTTCTCGGAGGATGCGAACGCCGCCGGTGATCTCTACTCCGACCGCTTCACAGCGTTCACCGAAAGCTTCCAGTCGGCGGGTGGCGACTACCAGATCCTCGCCTCGAACCGCGTGACCGTTCGTACGGTCTCGCATTCGGTGGGCGACCTCGTTTTCGAGGATCGCGACGGTGACGGCGCGTACACGGAGGAGCGCGATCGACTCGTGCCCGACGGCGTCACGGTGAACCTCTACTACGAGGGAATGGACGGTGACGTGCTCGTGGCCACAACGACCACGACCGACGGCACGTACCTCTTCACCGAGCTTCCCCCGGGCGATTACCACGTCGAGATCCCGGCAAGCGAGTTTGGTGCCGGAGGCCTCCTCGAGGGCTACTCGATCACGAGTGCCCCTGCCGCTGGTGCTGGCGAAGTCGCAGTCGATGAGAACGACGACGTCTCGCACGACGCTATCGGAGGTCCGGGAGGCTCGATCGTCTCGAACACGTTCACGCTCTCGGCATCCGTCGATCCGCAGACGTCCGCCGTTAGCGGGGACGAACCGACGGGCGAGAACATCCACGGCATCGTCGACCCGACGACAACCGACCCGTTCTCTAACCTCTCCATCGATCTCGCCCTCCAGCAGGCGCCGGGCATCGACATCGAGAAAGAGGTATGCACCCTGGCCGACAACTCGTGCGACCCGGAAGCAGCACTCGGCGAGGGCGGCTGGTCGGTCGACGGCGTCGCAGGCGTCGGGCCGGACACGGAGACGACCCAGCGCCCCTACGGTTCGGCCGTGCTCTGGCGCATCATCGTCACCAACACGGGAGACCAGTACCTCGAGGGTGTCGAAGTCACGGACGAAGTGACGCCGGAGTGCGCGGCGACGGAGGAGGATGTCGCGGCCTTCGCGGACTTCGCCCCCGGAGCATCCGAGAGTTGGACGTGCGAGACCGCGTCAATCACGGCCAACATCACGCCCAACACCGCGACCGTGGAAGGCACTCCGACCGGCGGTGGTACAACCCTCACCGATGTCGACACCGCCAACGCGACCACAGCGGGATCGCTCGTGATCAACAAGGTCGTCACCGGCCCGGGTCTCGAGGAGTTCGGTTCCGGACCGTTCACATTTGACGTGGTCTGCACGTTCAACGGCGGCACCGTCTACGACGATCAACTCACGCTCTCGCTCGAGGGGGAGGCGACAACCGTCACGAGCGACCCGATCACGGGTCTGCCGCTCGGCTCCTCGTGTGTGGTCACCGAGACGGACAACGGCGGTGCGGATGCCACTCCTGCGCCGGTGACCGTGGAGATCGTCGACAACGACCAGCAGAACACGGTGATCGCCGAGCTCACGAACGCCTTCTCCGTTGGCTACCTCGAGCTCGCCAAGGTGCTCGACGGCACGGCGGCCGAATGGGATTACGTCGCGGACCTCGAGTTCGAGGTTCTCGTCACGTGCCAACTCGAGTCGACCGACGATGAAGGGGAACCGGTGCTCGGCACCGTCCACTCGGGCACCGTGGTCATCCGGGGCGGCGAGACCATCGCCATCGAGGATGCCGAGGGTAATCCGATTCCGCTTCCCATCGGCACGCACTGTTTCGCCGAGGAGACCTCGACGGGTGGTGCGACGGAGGTGAACGTCGATGCTGATTCCTACGAGAGTGCTGTTGTCGTCGGCGCGAGTGAAGACGAGCAGCAGCTCGAGATCACGGCAACCAACACCTTCGACATCGCCGAGATCCGAGTGACCAAGCGCGTGACCGGCAACGGAGCTGCTGGACCGTACTCGTTCGAGCTCACCTGCCTCACGGCTGACGGGGAACCGTTCCCGCTCGATCCGGCGGATGCGGAGTTCACGCTGTCCCACGGTCAGACGCGGGTCATCGAGGTCTTGCACGGCGTCGAGTGCATGGCGGCGGAGCTGGACGCGCCGACGGATGCCACGGTCATCCTGCACGACACGGATGCCGAGAGCTCGGGCGGCGACAGCGACGGAATCGTCCTCGCCGATTCGGAGAAGCCCCACGAGATCACGATCACCAACCGCTTCCCGGCGTTGTCGGCCGATGGCCCCCAGCACGAGCTGGGCCACAC